The DNA window CAAGATTTTGTCGATCGTTATTGTTCTGCCGCTGATGCGGAAGGCCATTGCTATTTACCCAAAATTTCGGAGTAATTATATCTGTTGAGAAAATCCGTATAATTGAATTTTAAATAATAATTAGTCCAGGAGAGCAAACCTATCTCTTCTGGACTTTTCTGCATTTGAGATTTGAAATTTCCATACATAAATTTGTAATTAATACGGAATTCTTGTCGAGCGTTTCAATCGGTTATATGTTTGCTTGTACTTGTTAGATTATGATAAACTGCGCTAGTAAGTGGAATTTACATGCGTACCCATTCTTAAATTTGATCAAAATAGAACTATAACGATAACCATGAAGGCCGTGATATCAATTGGCGAGCGAGATGTACCCTTGCAGGTTGCAGGGACTAAATTATGGAATAAGAAAGGTGGATGGATAATGGCAGTAAGACTTAGCAAGGGGCAAAAAGTTGATCTCACAAAAAGCAACCCCAACTTGAAAGAGATTATAGTAGGGTTGGGCTGGTCTTCTAACCCATCGGCAAGTAGTTATAACTTCGATTTGGACGCTTCAGCCTTTTTGATAGGATCTAATGGTAAAGTGAAAGATGAAAGTGATTTTGTCTTCTATAATAACCCTTCCGGTGGTCAGGGTTCGGTGAAGCATAGTGGGGATAATAAGAAGGGTTCAGGCGAGGGCGATGACGAGCGAATTCGAATTAATTTGTCCGCTGTGCCAGCATATATCGAGAGAATTGCTTTTACTATTACGATTAATGATGCTCAAATGAAACGACAAAGTTTCGGAGATATCAAAAACTCTTATGTGCGAATTCTTAATTCCACCACAAATGAGTTACTTCTTAATTATGAACTCGGGCAAGAATTTTCTATCGAAACCGCTGTTGTTGCCGCAGAGATTTATCGAAATGCAGGAGAATGGAAATTCAACGCGATTGCGAGTGGGTTCCAGGGTGGCCTGGCAGCGCTTTGTCATAATTTTGGATTAGAGGTTGAAGAAGACCAACCTTCTGGGGGTACAAACAGCTATAGTAATTCAGGTAATGGAAATACCAGGGACGATGACTTTAGAAATTTCAGTCCCAGCAGCACGGGGGTGCCGTATGGTGGTGACCAAAGGTTACAAAGTAGCACTCCGTCCTATGGATATTCTAGTTCGCAATCATACGGTCAAGCTCAGTTCGGGGGGCATTCTCCTGATCAAGCAGGGATGGTTTGTCCGCGTTGTCATTCGTCCCAGGTAACAGCTGGCAAGAAAGGATTCGGTCTGGGCAAGGCCTTAATGGGTGGAGTTTTGTTGGGCCCAGTGGGAATATTGGCTGGATTTATAGGAAGTAAAAACATAGAGTTTGCCTGCTTGAGCTGTAAGGAGCGCTGGAACGCTACTAGCAATACAAATACTGCTCAATGGCTACAGAAACAAACCGAAAGCGCCCGTAATGTCGTCCATAAATATATGGGGAAAGATCTCACCGAAGCCCTGGTTGCGGGCAGTGCATTGGTAGCATTGGCAGACGGAATTATTGAGCCTTCTGAAAGAGAGAAGCTTATAGAATATTTTCGTACTAGTCAAGAAATGCGAGGGATCAATATCAATGAAGTAGATGCTCGTTTTAATTATTTTGTCCAGCGAATTCAAAGTGACCGTATGCTAGGCAAAGCGGAAGCTTTGCGAGCAGTAGGCAAGTTAGCCAGCAAACCAGAAGCAGCCCGATTGATGGTTCGATTGTGCAGTGCAATTGGCTTTGCAGATGGAGAATTTGCACCAGTTGAAAAGCAAGTCGTAGAAGAGATCTGCCGTGAGGTCCACTTAGACCCAAGGGAATTTATTTTTTAAACTTGATGAAATTCATGGATGATACGGGGCTGAACCAACGAAGTTCGGTCCTTTTTTCAGAGATCAGAAATAATTTGTAATTATCAGGTGGTACGACGACTTAGGTGGGAGGAATATGTAAAAATGGCTAGTAGAATGAGAGGAACTTTGATGGAAGCTCTGGACATTGAATTTGTGGAGCTGGGTCCGGAAAAGGTTGTGGCTACTATGCCTGTCAATGAGGCGACAAGGCAACCCGCAGGAATGTTACACGGGGGGCTTCGGTGGCATTGGTTGAAACGGTAGCGAGTGCAGGGACCCGATACTTAATAGATCGGGAAAATCAAATTGCGGTTGGTGTGCCACTCCACAAAGGTCGCACTACGATGGTTTAGGATATTAAAATTATGGACGAAGATGGCAAGTTGATTTGCGTTTCTAGATGGCGATAGTCCCTCGGAGTCAATAATTGGGTAAGAATATCGTTAAAAAGATAACAATAAGTCTAACCTAAGGAGCAGAGAATAATTTGAAAGCGATCGCACTGGGTATTTTAGCATCTTTCTTTTTTGCATCGACCTTTGTCCTAAATAGGGCAATGAATCTCTCGGGTGGCAGTTGGATCTGGAGCGCGGTTCTACGTTATGCTTTTACAGTGCCGCCCTTACTTTTAATTGTTATTGTTCGAGGGAATTTTAAACCGCTCCTCATCGATCTAAGAAAAAGACCCTGGGTGTGGCTGGGGTGGAGTACAGTTGGTTTCGGTCTATTTTATGCTCCATTATGCTTTGCAGCGGCTTATGGCCCCGCTTGGTTAGTGGCGAGCATGTGGCAGATTACGATCGTTGCAGGTTCTTTACTTGCCCCGTTTTTTTACCGTGTAGTTCAAACTGAAAATGGACCCCATAGGGTTAGGGGTAGAATACCGCTCAAAGGGTTATGGATTTCCCTTTTTATTCTTGCAGGTGTGGCAGTTATCCAATCACAACAAGTTCAGCAATTGACTTTCAAAGAAATGCTACTTGGGGTGATACCTGTTGTGGTAGCGGCTTTTGCATATCCCTTAGGGAATCGAAAGATGATGGCAGCTTGTAGAAATGAATTCGATACCTATCAGCGAGTCCTTGGCATGACCTTGGCGAGCCTTCCATTTTGGCTTATTATAGGGATGTATGGGTTAACAACGATTGGGGTTCCCAGCTCGTTACAAGTTAAACAGTCTATTATCGTTGCGCTTTTCTCTGGTGTAATAGCAACCGTCCTATTTTTTGCGGCGACGGATCGCACGAAAGGGGAGCTTCATCAACTCGCCGCCGTCGAAGCGACCCAGTCAGGAGAAATTATTTTCGCTGTCTTTGGAGAAGTTCTCATTTTAAAGGGTAATTACCCGACAATCTGGTCCTTGATTGGCATGACACTCGTGATACTGGGGATGACGTTGCATAGTTTCGTTTCACAGAAGGAGAAGACAATCTGATGACTTTACAAATCTTTGGAGTTAAAAAGTGTTTTGATTCAAAAAAGGCTGAACGTTACTTTAAAGAAAGAAAGATTAAATACCAATTTGTAGATTTAACGATCAAAGGATTAAGTAAAGGGGAGTTGCAAAGCGTTATATCGGCCATTGGGTTGAAGAATCTCATAAATTGCGAGGCTAAGGATTTTAAAAGGTTAAATATGGACCGCATTATTTCAACGACTGGTAAAGAAGAAATGCTTTTAAATAACTCTAGTCTTTATAAAACACCCATAGTCCGCAATGGCAGACTTGCCACAGTGGGGTATGAACCTGATGTTTGGGCATCGTGGGAATAATAAGGTAGTTTAACAGTTCCTTGAACGGAAATAATAGATGAGGTAAGAATTAAAGAAAGACTAAGAATTGAGAATTGATAGCCAGATGAGATTTCATAGGTGACAATGGTTATGGTGCAAGGTGCAAAGGGATGAATGTCGCTTTGGCTTGAGGAGTGAGATGGCATGGGAACAAGCAGAGATAGGGATAATAGCAATAATAAACCAATCTTGAAACAAACCGATACTATTTTTAGAGACATACTGTCTCCTCTGGTCGAACGAGGTGTTAGTTCTGATGTTTATTTCTACAGAATCATTGGGTGTGATGATGAGAAAAATTACCTAGCAGAGATCGTTAACTTAGATGAAAACCTACGATCCCTAGGGAAGTACATTCGTTTTGATCAAAGAATCCCCTTAACAAACGATATATTATTGATTGAGCAAGTCAGGAAATTATTTGAGCAAGTTCCCCTTAAAGATTTCAGCAATGGTGCCGTATTGAATTTATTAGAGACAAAGGGTTATTTATCACTAACTTCGGAACCGCAGGACCATCTAAACGTCAAGGATGCTTTTGGCATTATGCTTAATCTTTACATGATAAATGATCAACCTGTTAATGTGAGTATCGTTATTAACTTCGTCACTAAAGTGTTATTGTGGTTCGTGGATTATCGGAAACAACTCAGTAAAAAATCCCTGCATAATCCTAAGATGATTTATTGGGGAAGTCCTAAAACACACGAGATCTATTTCCTTATATTAATGTCACTCATAGGGTGCGATATTTTGGTGTTAAATACCTCGTTCAATGATCGGTTTGAAAATGTGGACAAGCAAAATGAATTTTCCTCATTAATCTTAAAAGCTAAGGAACGACCCATTAGTGCTTTTCCTACGAAACAATTCGAAGAAGTAATGCAGATTAGTACAAATTTAATTCCTGAAACAGACCAGAAAACTGATCGAGATCTGCTGATAAAGCAAAATGCTCTCGTGTTAAACGATCCTATTATCGTGGTAAAACTAAAGAAATCAGAAAATCCTTTTGAGGACGTCTTAATTCCCTTGAACAAACGAAGTGGGTATATAGGTGATCCCTTTCCCATTATCTCAGCATATTTTGTGCGTTATATTGGAGTTCCAAGTTCCTCGGATGATTGGGAGGCGGAATACTCCAACAGTCTATATAACCTCGACAAAGCGTTACATAGTTCGGGCACCTATCTAAAGTTTCTGGATGGCATTCCAGCCCCTAGTGCAGCAGAAAATGCTTTGATACCACCTAGACTCATAGGTTATCCCTTTAAAGATCAGTGGGGAATTTTGGAGCAAATTCTTCGGGCCAACGTACTTCCTCGAACGGATGAAGTGCTTTTGGACAACACTATCAGAAAAACGTTTGTGGACAGTGTTAATCTCTTCGCAGAGAAGAGTAATAATATTAATACATCCATCATTTT is part of the Desulfosporosinus sp. Sb-LF genome and encodes:
- a CDS encoding TerB family tellurite resistance protein, which gives rise to MGKDLTEALVAGSALVALADGIIEPSEREKLIEYFRTSQEMRGININEVDARFNYFVQRIQSDRMLGKAEALRAVGKLASKPEAARLMVRLCSAIGFADGEFAPVEKQVVEEICREVHLDPREFIF
- a CDS encoding multidrug resistance efflux transporter family protein; this translates as MKAIALGILASFFFASTFVLNRAMNLSGGSWIWSAVLRYAFTVPPLLLIVIVRGNFKPLLIDLRKRPWVWLGWSTVGFGLFYAPLCFAAAYGPAWLVASMWQITIVAGSLLAPFFYRVVQTENGPHRVRGRIPLKGLWISLFILAGVAVIQSQQVQQLTFKEMLLGVIPVVVAAFAYPLGNRKMMAACRNEFDTYQRVLGMTLASLPFWLIIGMYGLTTIGVPSSLQVKQSIIVALFSGVIATVLFFAATDRTKGELHQLAAVEATQSGEIIFAVFGEVLILKGNYPTIWSLIGMTLVILGMTLHSFVSQKEKTI
- a CDS encoding arsenate reductase family protein, which translates into the protein MTLQIFGVKKCFDSKKAERYFKERKIKYQFVDLTIKGLSKGELQSVISAIGLKNLINCEAKDFKRLNMDRIISTTGKEEMLLNNSSLYKTPIVRNGRLATVGYEPDVWASWE
- a CDS encoding YceG family protein, whose product is MGTSRDRDNSNNKPILKQTDTIFRDILSPLVERGVSSDVYFYRIIGCDDEKNYLAEIVNLDENLRSLGKYIRFDQRIPLTNDILLIEQVRKLFEQVPLKDFSNGAVLNLLETKGYLSLTSEPQDHLNVKDAFGIMLNLYMINDQPVNVSIVINFVTKVLLWFVDYRKQLSKKSLHNPKMIYWGSPKTHEIYFLILMSLIGCDILVLNTSFNDRFENVDKQNEFSSLILKAKERPISAFPTKQFEEVMQISTNLIPETDQKTDRDLLIKQNALVLNDPIIVVKLKKSENPFEDVLIPLNKRSGYIGDPFPIISAYFVRYIGVPSSSDDWEAEYSNSLYNLDKALHSSGTYLKFLDGIPAPSAAENALIPPRLIGYPFKDQWGILEQILRANVLPRTDEVLLDNTIRKTFVDSVNLFAEKSNNINTSIILNFSLKLVAWLNRYLHKLFVQSSRNKAPKILFYGTIKPHEIYLLDLFHKIGCDVLFVNSDVEGDKPFQRFDQDQTLTSLIRNNHNLPLAPFPVGERLIRKATIAYNASKEIEEVIYSEEVGLFKPWQFESYSTQPITLKTTYDELKLLWREPSKLRPEFKIRNKKVYIPNLFAKINGVSENLEAYWQDLKTLSSAPNTRLIEDVPFTKISYTKQELYQADYLLDEQGFFDEAKVRKSRYYRFGYLKTELQHFLIVKINELLYSGMFLINVDEKLKLRILMTILTMEDSLIKLIEVFDYPQQVPKVIVYDNKKETFSLEDGILLAYFNLIGIDVVIFTPTNYLTIEQHIRPQLFDVHQLSLVKYDLAFPSLNTILEASAHKPGLLSRFFKLRG